From Streptomyces sp. GSL17-111, one genomic window encodes:
- the dnaN gene encoding DNA polymerase III subunit beta translates to MKIRVERDVLAEAVAWAAKSLPARPPVPVLAGLLLKTEEGLLSLSGFDYEVSARVSVEADVEEEGTVLVSGKLLADICRSLPNRPVEISTDGVRVTVLCGSSRFTLHTLPVEEYPSLPQMPSATGTVPGEVFAAAVSQVAIAAGRDDTLPVLTGVRIEIEGDTVTLASTDRYRFAVREFLWKPETPDASAVALVPAKTLLDTAKSLSSGDQVTLALSGSGAGEGLIGFEGAGRRTTTRLLEGDLPKYRTLFPTEFNSVATIVTAPFVEAVKRVALVAERNTPVRLSFEQGVLTLEAGSSDDAQAVERVDCTLEGDDISIAFNPGFLLEGLSAIDSPVAQLSFTTSTKPALLGGRPAVDAEADDAYKYLIMPVRLSG, encoded by the coding sequence GTGAAGATCCGGGTAGAGCGCGATGTCCTGGCGGAGGCGGTGGCGTGGGCGGCGAAGAGCCTTCCGGCCCGTCCGCCGGTGCCGGTCCTCGCCGGCCTGCTGCTGAAGACCGAGGAGGGGCTCCTCAGCCTGTCGGGGTTCGACTACGAGGTCTCCGCACGCGTCTCGGTCGAGGCCGACGTGGAGGAGGAAGGCACCGTCCTCGTCTCCGGCAAGCTGCTGGCCGACATCTGCCGCTCCCTGCCCAACCGCCCGGTGGAGATCTCCACAGACGGTGTACGGGTCACGGTGCTCTGCGGCTCCTCCCGCTTCACCCTCCACACCCTGCCGGTGGAGGAGTACCCGTCGCTGCCGCAGATGCCGTCGGCGACGGGCACCGTCCCCGGCGAGGTCTTCGCCGCCGCCGTCTCCCAGGTGGCCATCGCCGCCGGCCGTGACGACACCCTCCCGGTCCTCACCGGGGTGCGCATCGAGATCGAGGGCGACACCGTCACCCTGGCCTCGACCGACCGCTACCGCTTCGCCGTCCGCGAGTTCCTGTGGAAGCCGGAGACGCCGGACGCGTCGGCCGTCGCGCTGGTGCCCGCGAAGACGCTGCTGGACACCGCGAAGTCGCTCAGCAGCGGGGACCAGGTGACGCTGGCCCTGTCCGGCTCCGGTGCGGGCGAGGGTCTGATCGGTTTCGAGGGCGCGGGCCGTCGGACGACGACCCGGCTGCTGGAGGGGGACCTCCCGAAGTACCGCACGCTGTTCCCCACGGAGTTCAACTCGGTGGCGACGATCGTGACGGCGCCGTTCGTCGAGGCCGTCAAGCGCGTGGCGCTGGTCGCCGAGCGGAACACGCCGGTCCGGCTGAGCTTCGAGCAGGGAGTGCTCACTCTCGAGGCCGGTTCCAGCGACGACGCACAGGCTGTGGAGCGGGTGGACTGCACGCTGGAGGGCGACGACATCTCCATCGCGTTCAACCCCGGCTTCCTGCTGGAGGGCCTGAGCGCGATCGACTCCCCCGTCGCCCAGCTGTCCTTCACGACGTCCACGAAGCCGGCGCTGCTCGGTGGCCGGCCGGCCGTGGACGCGGAGGCGGACGACGCGTACAAGTACCTGATCATGCCGGTGCGGCTCAGCGGCTGA
- the gnd gene encoding phosphogluconate dehydrogenase (NAD(+)-dependent, decarboxylating), whose product MPVPAARNVKESPQMELGLIGLGKMGGNMRERMRRAGHTVIGYDRNPELADVHSLRELVDALPGPRVVWVMVPAGEPTQATIDELGQLLSPGDVVVDGGNSRWTDDEKHAAELAERGIGFVDCGVSGGVWGLENGYALMYGGSAEDVAKVQPAFDALKPEGEFGSVHAGKVGAGHFAKMVHNGIEYAMMQAFAEGWELLEAVDSVTDVREVFRSWQQGTVIRSWLLDLAVNALDDDQHLGRLRGFAQDSGEGRWTVEAAIDHAVPLPAITASLFARFASRQDDSPQMKMIAALRNQFGGHAVTSKSDHLGADAPGADVTPPVGG is encoded by the coding sequence GTGCCTGTACCCGCAGCGAGAAACGTCAAGGAGAGCCCACAGATGGAGCTCGGTCTCATCGGCCTCGGCAAGATGGGCGGCAACATGCGCGAGCGCATGCGCCGTGCCGGCCACACCGTCATCGGATACGACCGGAACCCCGAGCTGGCCGACGTCCACAGCCTGCGAGAGCTGGTGGACGCCCTGCCGGGCCCGCGCGTGGTGTGGGTGATGGTCCCCGCCGGGGAGCCCACCCAGGCGACGATCGACGAACTCGGGCAGCTCCTCTCCCCCGGTGACGTCGTCGTGGACGGCGGCAACTCCCGGTGGACCGACGACGAGAAGCACGCCGCCGAGCTGGCCGAGCGCGGCATCGGGTTCGTGGACTGCGGCGTCTCCGGGGGCGTGTGGGGCCTGGAGAACGGCTACGCCCTCATGTACGGCGGCTCCGCCGAGGACGTGGCGAAGGTCCAGCCCGCCTTCGACGCGCTCAAGCCCGAGGGCGAGTTCGGTTCGGTGCACGCGGGCAAGGTCGGCGCCGGGCACTTCGCCAAGATGGTCCACAACGGCATCGAGTACGCCATGATGCAGGCCTTCGCCGAGGGCTGGGAGCTGCTGGAGGCCGTCGACTCGGTGACGGACGTCCGGGAGGTCTTCCGCTCCTGGCAGCAGGGCACCGTGATCCGCTCCTGGCTGCTGGACCTGGCCGTGAACGCGCTCGACGACGACCAGCACCTGGGGCGGCTGCGCGGCTTCGCGCAGGACTCCGGTGAGGGCCGGTGGACGGTCGAGGCCGCCATCGACCACGCCGTGCCGCTGCCGGCCATCACGGCCTCGCTGTTCGCCCGCTTCGCCTCGCGTCAGGACGACTCGCCGCAGATGAAGATGATCGCCGCGCTGCGCAACCAGTTCGGTGGTCACGCGGTCACCTCGAAGAGCGATCACCTGGGGGCCGACGCACCGGGTGCCGACGTCACTCCGCCCGTCGGTGGCTGA
- the recF gene encoding DNA replication/repair protein RecF (All proteins in this family for which functions are known are DNA-binding proteins that assist the filamentation of RecA onto DNA for the initiation of recombination or recombinational repair.), which produces MHVAHLSLADFRSYPRAEVALGPGTTAFVGPNGQGKTNLVEAIGYLATLGSHRVASDAPLVRMGADRAVVRASVVQGERQQLVELEINPGRANRARLNRSSQVRPRDVLGIVRTVLFAPEDLSLVKGDPGERRRFLDELVTARSPRMAGVRSDYDRVLKQRNTLLKSAAMARRHGGRSLDLSTLDVWDQHLARVGAELLAQRFALVADLEPLADKAYEELAPGGGPLALEYRCPVAEGSREELYERLLVALGEARRQEIERGVTLVGPHRDDLLLQLGRMPAKGYASHGESWSYALALRLASYDLLRAEGNEPVLVLDDVFAELDARRRERLAALVAPAEQVLVTAAVDDDVPAALAGARFTVADGEVTPA; this is translated from the coding sequence ATGCACGTCGCACACCTCTCCCTCGCAGACTTCCGTTCCTACCCCCGGGCCGAGGTCGCTCTCGGCCCGGGGACGACGGCGTTCGTCGGGCCGAACGGGCAGGGCAAGACCAACCTCGTCGAGGCGATCGGTTATCTCGCCACCCTCGGCAGTCACCGGGTCGCCTCGGACGCACCGCTGGTGCGCATGGGGGCGGACCGGGCGGTCGTCCGGGCCTCGGTGGTGCAGGGGGAGCGACAGCAGCTCGTCGAGCTGGAGATCAACCCGGGGCGCGCGAACCGGGCTCGTCTGAACCGGTCCTCGCAGGTACGCCCGCGCGACGTGCTGGGCATCGTGCGGACGGTGCTGTTCGCCCCGGAGGATCTGAGCCTCGTCAAGGGCGACCCGGGGGAGCGCCGCCGCTTCCTGGACGAGCTGGTCACGGCCCGGTCCCCCCGCATGGCTGGGGTGCGGTCGGACTACGACCGCGTCCTCAAGCAGCGCAACACACTGCTGAAGTCCGCGGCCATGGCCCGTCGGCACGGGGGTCGGTCGCTGGACCTGTCGACCCTGGACGTGTGGGACCAGCACCTGGCCCGCGTCGGTGCGGAGCTGCTGGCGCAGCGGTTCGCGCTCGTGGCGGACCTGGAGCCGCTGGCGGACAAGGCCTACGAGGAACTGGCTCCCGGCGGCGGGCCGTTGGCGCTGGAGTACCGCTGCCCGGTGGCCGAGGGCTCGCGGGAGGAGCTGTACGAGCGGCTGCTGGTGGCGCTGGGGGAGGCCCGGCGGCAGGAGATCGAGCGCGGCGTGACTCTGGTGGGCCCGCACCGGGACGACCTGCTGCTTCAGCTGGGCCGGATGCCCGCCAAGGGGTACGCCAGCCACGGGGAGTCGTGGTCCTACGCGCTCGCACTGCGGCTGGCGTCCTACGACCTGCTGCGGGCGGAGGGGAACGAGCCGGTGCTCGTGCTGGACGACGTCTTCGCCGAGCTGGACGCCCGACGGCGGGAGCGGCTGGCGGCGCTGGTGGCCCCGGCGGAACAGGTCCTGGTGACGGCGGCCGTGGATGACGACGTGCCGGCCGCCCTCGCGGGGGCCCGGTTCACCGTGGCCGACGGTGAGGTGACCCCGGCATGA
- a CDS encoding DUF721 domain-containing protein, protein MSDSGPHEGRLPDADSASPEDGAGGAPEAPTPPVSGVDLARVALRAAKEQARARGEAQGQGRPVRRGGLRSGARRDGRDPLPLGAAIERLKTERGWEMPIAVGGVMGRWDHIVGEKNAEHCRPERYDEESRVLHVRCDSTAWATELRRLAPQLVRRLNEDLGQGTVTLIKVLGPGGPGPRHGPLRVR, encoded by the coding sequence ATGAGCGACTCCGGTCCGCACGAGGGTCGGCTTCCCGACGCCGACTCCGCGTCGCCCGAGGATGGCGCCGGCGGCGCACCTGAGGCGCCGACGCCCCCGGTCTCCGGTGTCGATCTGGCCCGGGTTGCGCTGCGGGCGGCCAAGGAGCAGGCGCGCGCACGCGGGGAGGCCCAGGGGCAGGGCCGCCCGGTCCGGCGTGGCGGTCTGCGGTCGGGTGCGCGTCGGGACGGTCGGGACCCGCTGCCCCTGGGGGCGGCGATCGAGCGGCTGAAGACCGAGCGAGGGTGGGAGATGCCCATCGCGGTGGGCGGCGTGATGGGGCGGTGGGATCACATCGTCGGGGAGAAGAACGCCGAGCACTGTCGGCCGGAGCGGTACGACGAGGAGAGCCGGGTGCTGCACGTGCGCTGTGACTCCACCGCGTGGGCCACGGAGCTGCGCCGCCTCGCCCCGCAGCTCGTGCGTCGGCTCAACGAGGACCTGGGGCAGGGCACGGTCACCCTCATCAAGGTCCTCGGTCCCGGCGGTCCCGGTCCGCGTCACGGGCCGCTGCGGGTCCGTTGA
- the gyrB gene encoding DNA topoisomerase (ATP-hydrolyzing) subunit B — MLCQKGRFVADSGNPNENPPSPAEDTAADPVSLGEPSYDASAITVLEGLDAVRKRPGMYIGSTGERGLHHLVYEVVDNSVDEALAGWADTITVTLLADGGVRVVDNGRGIPVGIVPSENKPALEVVLTVLHAGGKFGGGGYAVSGGLHGVGVSVVNALSQRVSVEVKTDGHRWTQDYKLGVPTAPLQQHEATEETGTSVTFWADGDIFETTDYSFETLSRRFQEMAFLNRGLTISLTDERAAAKQTAGADTTDSADDDQPRSVTFHYEGGISDFVRHLNSRKGEPVHPTVVYFETEDKERMLSAEIAMQWNTQYSEGVYSFANTIHTHEGGTHEEGFRAALTGLVNRYARERKLLREKDDNLTGEDIREGLTAIISVKLGEPQFEGQTKTKLGNTEAKTFVQKIVHEHVTDWFDRNPNEAADIIRKSIQAATARVAARKARDLTRRKGLLETASLPGKLSDCQSNDASKCEIFIVEGDSAGGSAKSGRDPQYQAILPIRGKILNVEKARIDKVLQNTEVQALISAFGTGIHEDFDIEKLRYHKIILMADADVDGQHINTLLLTLLFRFMRPLVEAGHVYLSAPPLYKIKWSRDDHEYAYSDRERDQLITLGREQGKRIRDDSVQRFKGLGEMNAEELRVTTMDSELRVLRQVTIDDAAAADDLFSILMGEDVESRRSFIQRNAKDVRFLDI, encoded by the coding sequence GTGCTGTGCCAGAAAGGGCGCTTCGTGGCCGATTCCGGCAACCCCAACGAGAATCCCCCGTCCCCCGCCGAGGACACCGCCGCCGACCCCGTATCCCTGGGCGAGCCGTCGTACGACGCGAGCGCGATCACCGTCCTGGAAGGCCTGGACGCGGTCCGCAAACGTCCGGGCATGTACATCGGTTCGACCGGCGAGCGCGGTCTTCACCATCTGGTGTACGAGGTGGTCGACAACTCCGTCGACGAGGCATTGGCCGGCTGGGCGGACACCATCACGGTGACGCTGCTCGCCGACGGCGGCGTCCGCGTCGTGGACAACGGACGCGGTATCCCGGTGGGCATCGTTCCCTCGGAGAACAAGCCGGCCCTCGAGGTCGTCCTCACCGTGCTGCACGCCGGCGGCAAGTTCGGCGGCGGTGGCTACGCGGTCTCCGGTGGTCTGCACGGCGTCGGCGTCTCCGTGGTGAACGCCCTCTCGCAACGGGTGTCCGTCGAGGTCAAGACGGACGGGCACCGGTGGACGCAGGACTACAAGCTGGGCGTGCCCACGGCTCCGCTGCAGCAGCACGAGGCCACCGAGGAGACCGGGACGAGCGTCACCTTCTGGGCCGACGGCGACATCTTCGAGACGACGGACTACTCGTTCGAGACCCTGTCGCGCCGTTTCCAGGAGATGGCGTTCCTCAACCGCGGGCTGACGATCTCGCTGACGGACGAGCGTGCCGCCGCCAAGCAGACGGCCGGTGCCGACACCACGGACTCCGCCGACGACGACCAGCCGCGCTCCGTCACGTTCCACTACGAGGGCGGCATCTCCGACTTCGTCCGGCACCTGAACTCCCGCAAGGGCGAGCCGGTGCATCCGACCGTCGTGTACTTCGAGACGGAGGACAAGGAGCGGATGCTGTCGGCGGAGATCGCCATGCAGTGGAACACGCAGTACAGCGAGGGCGTCTACAGCTTCGCCAACACGATCCACACCCACGAGGGCGGCACCCACGAAGAGGGGTTCCGCGCGGCGCTCACCGGTCTGGTCAACCGCTACGCGCGGGAGCGGAAGCTGCTGCGCGAGAAGGACGACAACCTCACCGGTGAGGACATCCGCGAGGGCCTGACGGCGATCATCTCCGTGAAGCTCGGCGAGCCGCAGTTCGAGGGTCAGACGAAGACGAAGCTGGGCAACACCGAGGCGAAGACGTTCGTCCAGAAGATCGTCCACGAGCACGTCACGGACTGGTTCGACCGCAACCCCAACGAGGCGGCGGACATCATCCGCAAGAGCATCCAGGCCGCCACCGCCCGCGTCGCCGCCCGGAAGGCCCGGGACCTCACCCGTCGCAAGGGGCTGCTGGAGACGGCGTCCCTGCCGGGCAAGCTCTCGGACTGCCAGTCCAACGACGCGAGCAAGTGCGAGATCTTCATCGTCGAGGGTGACTCGGCCGGTGGTTCCGCGAAGTCCGGACGCGACCCGCAGTACCAGGCCATCCTGCCCATCCGCGGCAAGATCCTGAACGTGGAGAAGGCCCGCATCGACAAGGTGCTGCAGAACACCGAGGTGCAGGCGCTGATCTCGGCCTTCGGTACCGGCATCCACGAGGACTTCGACATCGAGAAGCTCCGCTATCACAAGATCATCTTGATGGCGGACGCCGACGTCGACGGCCAGCACATCAACACCCTGCTGCTGACGCTCCTCTTCCGCTTCATGCGTCCGCTGGTCGAGGCCGGGCACGTGTACCTGTCCGCGCCGCCGCTCTACAAGATCAAGTGGTCCCGGGACGATCACGAGTACGCCTACTCCGACCGTGAGCGCGACCAGCTCATCACCCTCGGCCGCGAGCAGGGCAAGCGGATCAGGGACGACTCGGTGCAGCGCTTCAAGGGCCTCGGCGAGATGAACGCCGAGGAGCTGCGCGTGACGACGATGGACTCCGAGCTGCGCGTGCTGCGCCAGGTGACCATCGACGACGCCGCCGCCGCCGACGACCTCTTCTCGATCCTCATGGGCGAGGACGTGGAGTCGCGGCGCTCGTTCATCCAGCGCAACGCCAAGGACGTCCGTTTCCTCGACATCTGA
- the gyrA gene encoding DNA gyrase subunit A, with protein sequence MADDITAGNPGSPEEGPATVPPVDPEIALRIEPVTLETEMQRSYLDYAMSVIVSRALPDVRDGLKPVHRRVLYAMYDGGYRPERGFYKCARVVGDVMGTYHPHGDSSIYDALVRLAQSWSMRMPLVDSNGNFGSPGNDPAAAMRYTECKMAPLAMEMLRDIDEETVDFQDNYDGRNKEPTVLPSRFPNLLVNGSAGIAVGMATNIPPHNLREVAAGAQWYLEHPEASNEELLDALLERIKGPDFPTGALVVGRSGIEDAYRTGRGSITMRAVVEVEEIQGRQCLVVTELPYQVNPDNLALKIAELVKDGRVGGIADVRDETSSRTGQRLVVVLKRDAVAKVVLNNLYKHTDLQTNFGANMLALVDGVPRTLSLDAFIRNWVSHQVDVVVRRTRYRLRKAEERAHILRGLLKALDAIDEVIALIRRSDTVDVARTGLMGLLEIDEIQANAILEMQLRRLAALERQKITAEHDDLQNKINEYKAILASPVRQRGIISEELTALVEKFGDDRRSQLVPFEGDMSIEDLIAEEDIVVTITRGGYIKRTKTVDYRAQKRGGKGVRGTKLREDDIVDHFFVSTTHHWLLFFTNKGRVYRAKAYELPDAGREARGQHVANLLAFQPDEQIAEILAIRDYEAVPYLVLATKSGLVKKTPLKDYDSPRSGGVIAINLRQMDDGRDDELIGAELVSSADDLLLISKKAQSIRFTATDDALRPMGRATSGVKGMSFREGDELLSMNVVRPGTFVFTATDGGYAKRTNVDEYRVQGRGGLGIKAAKIVEDRGSLVGALVVEETDEILAITLSGGVIRTRVSGVRETGRDTMGVQLINLGKRDAVVGIARNAEAGREAEEVEAVVDAVAGDGTEAAADPDATDAAGQDVVQPGAVEHTTDSEE encoded by the coding sequence ATGGCCGACGACATCACCGCGGGGAACCCCGGAAGCCCGGAGGAGGGGCCGGCCACCGTGCCGCCCGTCGACCCGGAGATCGCCCTGCGCATCGAGCCGGTGACGCTGGAAACCGAGATGCAGCGCTCGTATCTCGACTACGCGATGAGCGTCATCGTCTCCCGTGCCCTGCCCGACGTGCGGGACGGGCTCAAGCCGGTGCACCGGCGCGTGCTGTACGCCATGTACGACGGGGGGTACCGGCCCGAGCGCGGCTTCTACAAGTGCGCCCGCGTCGTCGGCGACGTGATGGGGACGTACCACCCGCACGGTGACTCCTCCATCTACGACGCCCTCGTGCGCCTCGCGCAGTCCTGGTCGATGCGGATGCCGCTCGTCGACTCCAACGGCAACTTCGGTTCGCCCGGCAACGACCCGGCCGCCGCGATGCGGTACACCGAGTGCAAGATGGCCCCGCTGGCCATGGAGATGCTCCGGGACATCGACGAGGAGACCGTCGACTTCCAGGACAACTACGACGGCCGGAACAAGGAGCCGACGGTCCTGCCGTCCCGCTTCCCGAACCTGCTGGTCAACGGTTCGGCGGGCATCGCCGTCGGGATGGCCACCAACATCCCGCCGCACAACCTGCGCGAGGTTGCGGCCGGTGCGCAGTGGTACCTGGAGCACCCGGAGGCGTCCAACGAGGAGCTGCTGGACGCACTGCTGGAGCGCATCAAGGGGCCGGACTTCCCGACGGGCGCGCTGGTGGTGGGGCGCAGCGGTATCGAGGACGCCTACCGCACCGGCCGCGGCTCCATCACGATGCGCGCCGTGGTCGAGGTCGAGGAGATCCAGGGCCGGCAGTGCCTGGTCGTCACCGAGCTGCCGTACCAGGTGAACCCCGACAACCTCGCGCTGAAGATCGCGGAGCTGGTGAAGGACGGCCGGGTCGGCGGCATCGCCGACGTCCGCGACGAGACGAGCTCCCGGACGGGGCAGCGGCTGGTCGTCGTCCTGAAGCGGGACGCGGTGGCCAAGGTCGTGCTGAACAACCTGTACAAGCACACCGACCTCCAGACCAACTTCGGCGCGAACATGCTCGCGCTGGTCGACGGGGTGCCGCGCACGCTGTCGCTGGACGCCTTCATCCGCAACTGGGTCTCCCACCAGGTCGACGTCGTCGTCCGCCGCACCCGGTACCGGCTGCGCAAGGCCGAGGAGCGGGCGCACATCCTGCGCGGCCTGCTCAAGGCGCTGGACGCGATCGACGAGGTCATCGCGCTCATCCGGCGCAGCGACACGGTGGACGTCGCGCGGACCGGCCTGATGGGGCTGCTGGAGATCGACGAGATCCAGGCCAACGCCATCCTGGAGATGCAGCTGCGCCGGCTGGCCGCCCTGGAGCGGCAGAAGATCACCGCGGAGCACGACGACCTCCAGAACAAGATCAACGAGTACAAGGCGATCCTCGCCTCGCCCGTGCGTCAGCGCGGCATCATCAGCGAGGAGCTGACGGCGCTCGTCGAGAAGTTCGGCGACGACCGGCGCAGTCAGCTGGTGCCCTTCGAGGGCGACATGTCCATCGAGGACCTGATCGCCGAGGAGGACATCGTCGTCACGATCACCCGTGGCGGCTACATCAAGCGCACGAAGACCGTCGACTACCGGGCGCAGAAGCGCGGCGGCAAGGGCGTGCGGGGGACGAAGCTGCGCGAGGACGACATCGTCGACCACTTCTTCGTCTCCACGACGCACCACTGGCTGCTGTTCTTCACGAACAAGGGCCGCGTGTACCGGGCGAAGGCGTACGAGCTGCCGGACGCGGGCAGGGAGGCCCGGGGCCAGCACGTCGCGAACCTGCTGGCCTTCCAGCCGGACGAGCAGATCGCCGAGATCCTCGCGATCCGCGACTACGAGGCGGTGCCGTACCTGGTGCTGGCGACGAAGTCGGGGCTCGTGAAGAAGACGCCGCTGAAGGACTACGACTCGCCCCGCTCCGGCGGCGTCATCGCCATCAACCTCCGGCAGATGGACGACGGCCGTGACGACGAGCTGATCGGTGCGGAGCTGGTGTCCTCGGCGGACGACCTGCTGCTGATCAGCAAGAAGGCGCAGTCCATCCGCTTCACGGCGACGGACGACGCGCTGCGGCCCATGGGGCGCGCGACGTCGGGTGTGAAGGGCATGAGCTTCCGTGAGGGCGACGAGCTGCTGTCGATGAACGTCGTCCGGCCGGGCACGTTCGTGTTCACCGCGACCGACGGCGGGTACGCCAAGCGCACCAACGTCGACGAGTACCGCGTCCAGGGCCGTGGCGGCCTCGGCATCAAGGCGGCCAAGATCGTCGAGGACCGCGGGTCGCTCGTCGGGGCGCTCGTGGTCGAGGAGACGGACGAGATCCTGGCCATCACGCTCAGCGGCGGTGTGATCCGCACGCGGGTCAGCGGGGTGCGGGAGACCGGCCGTGACACCATGGGCGTCCAACTGATCAACCTGGGCAAGCGTGACGCCGTGGTCGGTATCGCGCGCAACGCCGAGGCGGGCCGCGAGGCCGAAGAGGTCGAGGCGGTCGTCGACGCGGTGGCCGGGGACGGCACGGAGGCGGCGGCCGATCCGGACGCCACCGACGCGGCCGGCCAGGACGTCGTGCAGCCGGGCGCCGTCGAGCACACCACGGACAGCGAGGAGTAG
- a CDS encoding DUF3566 domain-containing protein has protein sequence MSGTSGGAEQGASPGGGRGPAGGHGRHPGGAGEGTSGGGTLTSAAQPHHPPHAYPAPGHGPGAPRASAEAPSAVRVPRTGARTVPRTRKARLRVAKADPWSVMKVSFLLSIALGICTIVAVAVLWMVMDAMGVFSTLGKTIADATASPDGSGFDLEEMLSLPRVLLFTGVIAAIDVVLATALATLGAFVYNLSAGFVGGVELTLAEDE, from the coding sequence GTGAGCGGTACCTCGGGCGGGGCGGAGCAGGGCGCGTCCCCTGGTGGCGGCCGCGGGCCCGCCGGTGGTCACGGACGTCACCCCGGTGGCGCGGGCGAGGGCACGAGCGGCGGCGGGACGCTGACGAGCGCGGCCCAGCCGCACCACCCGCCGCACGCCTACCCGGCGCCCGGGCACGGGCCCGGTGCCCCGCGCGCGTCCGCCGAAGCGCCGTCGGCCGTGCGGGTCCCCCGGACCGGGGCGCGCACCGTGCCCCGGACGCGCAAGGCGCGGCTGCGGGTGGCCAAGGCGGACCCGTGGTCGGTGATGAAGGTCAGCTTCCTGCTGTCCATCGCGCTGGGGATCTGCACGATCGTGGCGGTGGCCGTCCTGTGGATGGTCATGGACGCGATGGGCGTCTTCTCCACCCTGGGGAAGACGATCGCCGACGCGACGGCCTCGCCGGACGGCTCCGGGTTCGACCTGGAGGAGATGCTGTCGCTGCCGCGCGTGCTGCTGTTCACGGGCGTCATCGCGGCCATCGACGTGGTGCTGGCGACGGCTCTGGCGACGCTGGGGGCCTTCGTCTACAACCTGTCGGCCGGATTCGTGGGCGGTGTGGAGCTGACCCTCGCGGAGGACGAGTAA
- a CDS encoding helix-turn-helix transcriptional regulator yields MSGVRAYRPHPDRLLQWRREVGARVRDYRMLRNLTQEGLAGRLGVERRTIVRIELGTTSPPLDRILAVAAALDAVPAALMPGWPDHTSSD; encoded by the coding sequence TTGTCAGGTGTCCGCGCCTACCGACCCCACCCCGACCGGCTGCTCCAGTGGCGCCGCGAAGTCGGCGCGCGGGTGCGCGACTACCGGATGCTGCGCAACCTCACCCAGGAGGGCCTGGCCGGGCGCCTCGGCGTCGAGCGGCGCACCATCGTCCGCATCGAGCTCGGCACCACGTCACCGCCCCTCGACCGCATCCTCGCCGTCGCGGCCGCGCTCGACGCGGTACCGGCGGCGCTCATGCCGGGCTGGCCCGACCACACCTCGAGTGATTGA